The following proteins are encoded in a genomic region of Corylus avellana chromosome ca4, CavTom2PMs-1.0:
- the LOC132178055 gene encoding chaperone protein dnaJ 20, chloroplastic-like: protein MDVLLTSRQSFLSIPLSSKRQRQRPPVALVSISCRAAKAGGGENDSTTSFYEVLSLSPNNANMKEIKKAYRSMGLRYHPDVCPSPMKEESTRIFVQLNAAYATLSDPMLRREYDCELGLGNYGKTLKKMDSNDDVWRSRWQDQILELKRRTNCKGGVMGSWGSRIRAQNMRKKE, encoded by the coding sequence ATGGATGTTCTACTCACTTCAAGGCAAAGCTTCCTTTCTATTCCACTTTCCTCCAAACGGCAACGGCAACGGCCTCCGGTGGCGCTTGTATCTATTTCATGCAGAGCTGCCAAAGCGGGTGGCGGTGAAAACGACAGCACCACTAGTTTCTATGAGGTTCTTTCTCTGAGCCCGAACAACGCGAACATGAAGGAGATAAAGAAAGCATATAGAAGCATGGGTCTTCGATACCACCCCGATGTTTGTCCTTCTCCCATGAAGGAAGAGTCCACCAGAATTTTTGTCCAGCTGAATGCCGCATACGCGACGCTCTCAGATCCTATGCTGCGCAGAGAGTATGACTGCGAATTGGGTTTGGGAAATTACGGGAAAACATTGAAGAAGATGGACAGTAACGATGATGTTTGGAGAAGCAGATGGCAGGATCAAATTCTTGAGTTAAAGAGGAGGACGAATTGCAAAGGAGGGGTCATGGGATCATGGGGGAGTAGAATAAGGGCACAGAATATGAGGAAAAAGGAGTAA
- the LOC132177419 gene encoding high affinity sulfate transporter 2-like, which yields MGSSRHIAIGPVAVVSLLLGTLLQNEINPSNTVAYRRLAFTATFFAGVTQFALGFLRLGFLIDFLSHAAIVGFMGGAAVTIALQQLKGLLGIINFTKKTDIISVMHSVWGTVHHGWNWQTILIGLSFLVFLLVTKYIGKKYKKLFWVSAIAPLTSVIVATFCVYITHAEKKGVQIVTHIHKGINPSSAHEIYWTGELVLKGFKIGVVAGMVALTEAVAIGRTFAAMKDYSLDGNKEMVALGSMNIVGSMTSCYVATGSFSRSAVNYMAGCNTAVSNIVMSCVVLLTLELITPLFKYTPNAVLASIIIAAVLGLIDFEAAILVWKIDKFDFIACMGAFFGVIFKSVEIGLLIAVAISFAKILLQVTRPRTAVLGKLPGTNVYRNTEQYPKATTISGILIVRVDSAIYFSNSNYIKERILRWLSYEEEEVKNLSLPRIQYLVIEMSPVTDIDTSGIHSFQELYKTLQHRNVHLVLANPAPLVIEKLYSSDFVKLIGEDKIFSSVADAILTLSPKTQEP from the exons ATGGGTAGCTCGAGGCATATTGCCATAGGACCAGTGGCCGTGGTGTCTTTGCTACTTGGGACTCTTCTGCAGAATGAGATAAATCCATCTAACACAGTTGCTTATAGGCGTCTTGCATTCACTGCTACCTTCTTTGCTGGTGTCACGCAATTTGCTCTTGGTTTTTTAAG ATTGGGTTTCTTGATTGACTTTCTGTCTCATGCCGCCATTGTTGGATTCATGGGTGGAGCTGCGGTTACAATAGCCCTTCAACAGCTCAAAGGTCTTCTTGGTATAATAAACTTCACGAAGAAGACCGACATTATTTCTGTCATGCACTCAGTTTGGGGCACAGTACATCACGGG TGGAACTGGCAAACCATACTCATTGGACTGTCATTCTTGGTCTTCCTTCTGGTTACCAAGTACATA ggaaaaaagtacaaaaaattattttgggtaTCTGCTATTGCTCCTTTGACCTCTGTTATAGTAGCCACCTTTTGTGTGTATATCACCCATGCTGAGAAGAAAGGTGTTCAAATT GTGACACATATACATAAGGGCATAAATCCTTCATCTGCTCATGAAATCTATTGGACTGGAGAGTTAGTCCTCAAAGGTTTTAAGATTGGAGTAGTGGCGGGTATGGTAGCACTGACG gAAGCTGTGGCCATTGGAAGAACATTTGCTGCCATGAAGGACTACTCACTTGATGGAAATAAAGAAATGGTGGCATTGGGAAGTATGAACATTGTTGGTTCCATGACATCTTGCTATGTTGCGACAG GATCCTTCTCTCGCTCAGCAGTAAATTACATGGCTGGCTGCAATACAGCCGTTTCAAATATTGTGATGTCTTGTGTTGTTCTTCTAACTTTGGAACTCATCACACCATTATTTAAGTACACCCCGAATGCTGTTCTTGCTTCTATCATCATAGCTGCAGTGCTGGGCCTAATTGACTTCGAAGCTGCAATACTAGTATGGAAGATTGacaaatttgattttattgcttGCATGGGAGCCTTCTTTGGAGTGATTTTTAAGAGTGTTGAGATAGGCCTTTTAATTGCG GTTGCAATATCCTTTGCCAAAATCCTCCTGCAAGTCACAAGACCACGGACTGCAGTACTTGGGAAACTCCCAGGGACTAATGTTTATAGGAACACTGAGCAATATCCCAAGGCAACAACAATTTCTGGAATCCTGATTGTTAGAGTTGATTCTGCAATCTACTTTTCGAATTCCAACTATATTAAGGAGAG GATTTTGAGATGGCTCAgctatgaagaagaagaagtgaagAATCTCAGTTTACCCAGAATCCAGTATCTTGTCATTGAAATGTCAC CCGTTACTGATATTGACACAAGTGGAATTCATTCCTTCCAAGAACTGTATAAGACTCTTCAGCATAGAAATGTACAt CTTGTTCTAGCGAACCCGGCGCCACTAGTGATTGAGAAGCTCTACTCATCGGATTTTGTCAAGTTGATCGGGGAGGATAAGATCTTTTCCTCAGTTGCAGACGCTATCTTAACACTGTCGCCAAAAACTCAAGAACCATAA